Proteins encoded by one window of Paroedura picta isolate Pp20150507F chromosome 9, Ppicta_v3.0, whole genome shotgun sequence:
- the BASP1 gene encoding brain acid soluble protein 1 translates to MGGKLSKKKKGYNVNDEKVKDKDKKAEGAAAEEGEAPKENVQSPQTATETAEGKENSKEEKSEKEATDKALEGKEGEQDKAGSQEEAKRSEAEKSEAVVDAKVEPPKNNEQPAPQQEEAGTDALPPASSEAPKPSEPSTGAKEASQPTEGAASKGAEKGKEDGEAKKTEAPGPAAQETKSEVASDSKPSSSAAAPPSKETPVTTEAPSSTPKASEPPAPPEDAKPPEAPATISDQTTAVKD, encoded by the coding sequence ATGGGAGGCAAactgagcaagaagaagaagggctatAATGTGAATGACGAAAAGGTGAAAGACAAGGACAAGAAGGCAGAGGGGGCGGCcgctgaggaaggggaggctccaAAAGAGAATGTGCAGAGCCCACAGACGGCCACGGAGACAGCCGAGGGGAAGGAGAACAGCAAGGAGGAGAAGAGCGAGAAGGAGGCCACCGACAAGGCCTTGGAAGGCAAAGAAGGGGAGCAGGACAAAGCAGGAAGCCAGGAAGAGGCCAAGAGGTCAGAGGCGGAGAAGTCAGAGGCAGTGGTTGATGCCAAAGTGGAGCCTCCGAAGAACAATGAGCAGCCAGCGCCCCAGCAAGAGGAGGCCGGCACCGACGCTCTCCCTCCTGCCAGCAGCGAAGCTCCCAAGCCCTCGGAGCCCAGCACGGGTGCCAAAGAGGCCTCCCAGCCCACAGAAGGCGCTGCTAGCAAAGGAGCCGAGAAAGGCAAAGAGGACGGGGAGGCCAAAAAGACTGAGGCTCCGGGGCCTGCAGCCCAAGAAACTAAAAGTGAAGTGGCTTCAGACTCAAAACCTAGCAGCAGCGCGGCTGCGCCTCCTTCCAAGGAGACCCCAGTGACAACAGAAGCACCTAGTTCCACTCCTAAGGCCTCCGAGCCCCCAGCCCCTCCAGAGGACGCAAAGCCGCCTGAAGCTCCAGCGACTATTTCGGATCAAACCACAGCAGTGAAAGATTAA